The following proteins are co-located in the Paenibacillus sp. JNUCC32 genome:
- the holB gene encoding DNA polymerase III subunit delta' translates to MSFNDIVGQETAKQLLQNALRRNAVSHAYLFSGPNGAGQMQTALTFAKALFCTEREDDACGQCLECRKVEHGNHPDLTMVEPDGASIKIDQIRDLQRIFSYRSENRNPKVYIIDRAEKMTTQAANSLLKFLEEPQAPAVAILIAENGQALLPTIQSRSQLVPFRALDPQMMEKVLVGEGYPAALVRCAVHLASGLDECRKILNENWFAEIRNVVLQLGKESLNRSGSAMITASQKVFKTELSDHLDLLFSMFHLWFKDMIHVQYGRKESLVFIDQAENISGHASARSTAQWVSYMDLAAECQKKLRYNVNGQLSLEQLLMGLGGNTPA, encoded by the coding sequence ATGTCTTTTAACGATATCGTAGGTCAAGAGACTGCGAAGCAACTGCTGCAAAATGCCTTGCGCCGTAATGCTGTCAGTCATGCCTATCTGTTTAGCGGCCCGAACGGTGCCGGACAGATGCAGACGGCGCTTACGTTTGCCAAGGCATTGTTTTGTACGGAACGGGAAGACGATGCTTGCGGGCAATGTTTGGAATGCCGCAAGGTGGAGCACGGCAACCATCCGGATCTGACGATGGTCGAGCCGGATGGGGCCAGCATCAAGATCGATCAGATCCGCGATCTTCAGCGGATATTCTCCTATCGATCGGAGAATCGGAACCCCAAGGTATATATTATTGACCGTGCGGAGAAGATGACCACGCAGGCAGCCAACAGCCTGCTGAAATTTCTTGAGGAGCCGCAGGCGCCTGCCGTCGCCATACTGATTGCCGAGAATGGACAAGCCCTTCTGCCCACCATTCAATCGCGATCGCAGTTAGTCCCGTTTCGGGCACTCGATCCGCAGATGATGGAAAAGGTCCTTGTAGGTGAGGGCTATCCTGCCGCGCTTGTACGCTGTGCCGTTCATCTGGCATCCGGGCTTGACGAGTGCAGGAAAATATTGAATGAGAATTGGTTTGCAGAAATTAGAAACGTAGTGTTACAATTAGGGAAGGAGTCTTTGAACCGTAGCGGCTCTGCGATGATCACCGCGAGTCAAAAAGTGTTCAAAACCGAACTCTCCGATCATCTGGACTTATTGTTCAGTATGTTTCATTTATGGTTTAAGGACATGATCCATGTCCAGTATGGAAGGAAAGAGTCTCTCGTTTTCATAGATCAGGCAGAGAATATCTCTGGTCATGCATCAGCCCGCAGCACAGCACAGTGGGTGTCATACATGGATTTGGCCGCAGAGTGTCAGAAGAAGTTACGCTATAATGTCAATGGACAGCTCAGTTTAGAGCAGTTATTGATGGGTTTGGGCGGTAACACTCCGGCGTGA
- a CDS encoding PSP1 domain-containing protein — MYSVVGVRFKKAGKIYYFDPLDLPVEKEQSVIVETARGIEYGQVVIGKKEVGESDVVLPLKKVIRIAGDSDARVVEENKQAAKDAFTTCLNKIRDHELKMKLVDVEFTFDRNKIIFYFTAEGRVDFRELVKDLASIFRTRIELRQIGVRDEAKMLGGLGPCGRVLCCSSWLGDFEPVSIKMAKDQSLSLNPTKISGLCGRLMCCLKFEHDNYESVKEELPSAGKLVVTSLGEGKVVGLNADKRTVHVQLFEIGKVKELPMDDVVIK, encoded by the coding sequence TTGTACAGTGTAGTAGGTGTCCGCTTTAAGAAAGCGGGCAAAATATATTACTTTGATCCGCTCGACCTCCCCGTGGAGAAGGAACAATCCGTAATTGTGGAAACCGCGAGAGGGATCGAGTATGGTCAAGTTGTGATAGGAAAGAAGGAGGTAGGTGAATCGGACGTTGTCCTTCCCCTTAAGAAGGTCATTCGTATCGCTGGTGACTCCGATGCCCGTGTGGTTGAAGAGAACAAACAAGCGGCGAAGGATGCATTCACCACCTGTTTAAATAAAATTCGGGATCACGAACTGAAAATGAAGCTGGTCGACGTGGAATTTACCTTTGACCGAAACAAAATCATTTTCTACTTCACGGCGGAAGGCCGTGTGGATTTCCGTGAACTGGTTAAGGATCTGGCCAGCATATTCCGAACAAGAATCGAACTTCGCCAGATTGGAGTTCGCGATGAAGCCAAAATGCTCGGCGGTCTTGGACCTTGTGGACGCGTACTGTGCTGTTCCTCATGGCTTGGTGATTTTGAGCCGGTATCGATCAAGATGGCAAAGGATCAAAGCCTATCGCTCAATCCGACTAAAATTTCCGGGCTATGCGGAAGATTGATGTGCTGCCTGAAGTTTGAGCATGATAATTATGAAAGCGTGAAAGAAGAGCTTCCATCCGCTGGGAAACTGGTCGTTACTTCGCTTGGAGAAGGCAAAGTAGTCGGGCTCAATGCGGATAAGCGGACGGTTCATGTTCAGCTGTTTGAAATTGGAAAGGTCAAGGAACTTCCAATGGATGACGTTGTCATCAAATAG
- the yabG gene encoding sporulation peptidase YabG, translated as MNLGDLVVRKSYGGDVTFRVEGMRQNNNIVIKGTEFRLLADAPVDDLVTVPHPTLSERTKQAQIKANESLDRLQKQRQEQSERQLASLRHTEGGQLADKGYFDVPGKVLHLDGDPQYLKKSMTLYNQLRVPAEGHYINESGMADSLYRLLPRVRPDIVVITGHDGVLKRRQPYDLYSLDSYKNSHNFVTAIQVARQYERNLDSLVIVAGACQSHFEALLQAGANFASSPGRILIHALDPVYVAAKAAYTSVRDTVNIHDVVHHTISGSQGVGGIETRGSYRIGLPKLQDLSTLKVTPSVS; from the coding sequence ATGAACTTGGGAGACTTGGTCGTTCGTAAATCCTACGGCGGCGATGTAACGTTCCGGGTAGAAGGCATGCGGCAAAATAACAATATCGTCATCAAAGGGACGGAATTCCGGTTACTGGCCGATGCTCCCGTTGATGATCTGGTTACGGTCCCGCATCCCACCTTAAGCGAACGAACAAAGCAGGCGCAGATCAAAGCCAATGAATCGCTGGACCGCCTGCAGAAGCAAAGACAGGAGCAGAGCGAGCGTCAACTGGCCAGCCTGCGGCATACTGAAGGCGGCCAGCTTGCGGATAAAGGATACTTTGACGTGCCGGGCAAGGTGCTGCATTTGGATGGAGATCCCCAATATCTGAAGAAGAGCATGACCTTGTACAACCAGCTTCGGGTCCCAGCGGAAGGCCATTATATCAATGAGTCGGGGATGGCCGATTCATTATATCGTCTTCTTCCGCGGGTAAGACCTGATATCGTTGTGATCACGGGGCATGATGGGGTTCTGAAGAGACGTCAGCCATACGATTTATATAGCCTGGACAGCTATAAGAATTCCCACAACTTCGTCACGGCGATTCAGGTGGCGCGTCAATATGAGCGGAACCTGGATTCCCTGGTCATCGTGGCCGGAGCGTGCCAATCGCATTTTGAGGCGCTGCTGCAGGCTGGAGCCAATTTTGCCAGCTCGCCGGGGCGAATCCTCATCCATGCGCTGGATCCCGTTTACGTCGCCGCTAAAGCGGCCTATACGTCGGTCCGGGATACCGTGAACATCCATGACGTGGTCCATCATACGATCAGCGGCAGCCAGGGCGTAGGCGGAATTGAGACGAGAGGCAGCTACCGGATCGGTCTGCCCAAGCTGCAGGATTTGTCCACCTTGAAGGTTACGCCTTCAGTCAGTTAG
- a CDS encoding HD domain-containing protein: protein MHSPISEEKVFKDPVHNYIHVQDDIIWRLIDTPEFQRLRRVRQLGTSFLTFHGAEHSRFSHSLGVYEITRRIISQFERRGYSDWPAEERQVALCAALLHDVGHGPFSHSIEEAFHMNHEDWTCRILLGDTCVNRVLQELGADFPEKVASVINKTYDKPIVMNLVTSPLDADRMDYLLRDAYYTGVNYGTIDIDRILRMLRPYRDRVVVKESGMHAVEDYLMSRYQMYWQVYFHPVTRSSEIILRQIFRRAKELHDRGYAFRFMIEPLPALFSGNIGVKQYLRLDEALIQTAFLQWTEEEDPLLSELCGRFMHRKLYKYVEIDNIDLETIDGIRQAFRAVGLHPEYDLEIDFPTDLPYDKVHSDMPLNEKQILLLDRHDELREISEVSDIVRSISGIHKGRYHLYYPEEKVGPLLGQMPETIADVFKQQH, encoded by the coding sequence ATGCATTCACCCATTTCGGAAGAAAAAGTGTTTAAGGACCCCGTCCACAACTATATTCATGTACAGGACGACATCATTTGGCGGTTAATCGATACCCCGGAATTCCAGCGGCTTCGCCGGGTCAGGCAGTTGGGCACTTCTTTCCTGACCTTTCATGGAGCTGAGCACAGCCGATTCTCCCATTCTCTTGGAGTCTATGAAATTACGAGAAGAATCATCTCTCAATTCGAACGGAGAGGGTATTCCGATTGGCCTGCCGAGGAACGGCAAGTTGCGCTCTGCGCGGCGCTGCTGCATGATGTGGGGCACGGACCTTTTTCGCATTCCATAGAAGAAGCTTTTCATATGAACCACGAGGATTGGACATGCCGGATCCTGCTCGGAGATACTTGCGTCAATCGGGTACTTCAGGAGCTCGGTGCCGATTTTCCCGAGAAGGTCGCCTCCGTTATTAACAAAACCTACGATAAGCCAATTGTCATGAATCTGGTCACTAGTCCGCTGGATGCAGACCGGATGGATTATTTGCTAAGGGATGCTTACTATACGGGAGTCAATTATGGAACGATTGATATCGACCGAATCTTGCGGATGCTGCGGCCGTACCGCGATCGGGTCGTCGTGAAGGAATCGGGCATGCACGCGGTGGAGGATTATCTCATGTCGCGGTATCAGATGTACTGGCAGGTGTATTTTCATCCCGTCACCCGAAGCTCCGAAATCATCCTGCGCCAAATCTTTCGCCGGGCCAAGGAGCTGCATGACCGTGGATATGCTTTCCGTTTCATGATCGAACCGCTGCCTGCGCTGTTTTCGGGGAATATCGGCGTGAAACAATACCTGCGTCTTGATGAAGCCTTGATTCAAACGGCCTTTCTGCAATGGACGGAGGAGGAAGACCCGCTTCTTAGCGAATTATGCGGCCGTTTCATGCACCGAAAGCTCTACAAATACGTAGAAATCGACAACATCGATCTGGAAACCATCGACGGGATCCGCCAAGCGTTCCGCGCCGTGGGGCTGCATCCGGAATATGACCTGGAGATTGATTTTCCAACGGATCTTCCTTATGATAAGGTTCATTCCGATATGCCGCTTAACGAGAAACAGATTCTCCTTCTGGACCGGCATGACGAGCTGAGGGAAATCTCGGAGGTATCCGATATCGTACGCTCGATCAGCGGCATTCATAAAGGGCGGTACCATCTTTATTATCCGGAGGAGAAGGTGGGCCCGCTCCTGGGTCAAATGCCGGAGACGATAGCCGACGTTTTCAAACAACAGCATTAA
- a CDS encoding AbrB/MazE/SpoVT family DNA-binding domain-containing protein: MMKSTGIVRKVDELGRVVIPIELRRTLGIGEKDALEIYVDGERIMLKKYEPACIFCGNAENVTYFKGKIVCHECISEIPTPVTN, translated from the coding sequence ATGATGAAATCAACAGGAATTGTAAGGAAAGTCGATGAGCTTGGACGGGTCGTCATTCCGATTGAGTTGCGCCGCACGCTCGGAATTGGTGAGAAAGATGCATTGGAGATTTATGTAGACGGCGAACGCATCATGCTTAAGAAATATGAGCCTGCCTGCATCTTCTGTGGTAACGCTGAGAACGTCACTTACTTCAAAGGTAAAATTGTTTGCCATGAATGTATCTCGGAAATCCCTACACCTGTGACAAATTAA
- a CDS encoding TatD family hydrolase, protein MLFDTHTHMDAPQFDEDREAAIQRALEAGVTRMINIGFNRETIPTTMKLAETYDFIYAAVGWHPVDAITMEDQDLDWIASLCSHDKVVAIGEIGLDYHWDTSPKEVQHRVLRRQIGLARELNMPIVIHNRDAHEDIVNILREEKASEVGGVMHSFSGSWETAKMCLDMGFHISFGGPITFKNAKQPKEVLAKVPLDRLLIETDAPYLTPHPFRGKRNETAYVKLVAEAAAEIRGLSYEELAQITTKNALERFGI, encoded by the coding sequence ATGCTGTTCGACACGCACACTCATATGGACGCTCCCCAATTCGACGAAGACCGGGAAGCTGCAATTCAGCGGGCGCTTGAAGCCGGCGTTACGCGGATGATCAATATCGGATTTAACCGGGAGACGATCCCGACCACGATGAAGCTGGCTGAGACTTATGATTTTATATATGCAGCGGTAGGCTGGCATCCTGTAGATGCGATCACCATGGAGGATCAGGACCTGGATTGGATCGCCTCTTTATGCAGTCACGATAAAGTGGTGGCAATCGGGGAGATCGGCTTGGACTATCATTGGGATACGTCCCCCAAGGAAGTGCAGCACCGCGTGCTTCGGCGCCAGATCGGGCTTGCCCGGGAATTGAACATGCCCATTGTCATTCATAACCGGGATGCGCATGAAGATATCGTTAACATTTTGCGTGAGGAAAAAGCCTCCGAGGTCGGCGGTGTCATGCATTCCTTCTCCGGAAGCTGGGAAACGGCCAAAATGTGCCTGGATATGGGATTCCATATCTCGTTTGGGGGACCGATTACGTTCAAGAATGCGAAGCAGCCCAAAGAGGTTTTGGCAAAGGTTCCGCTTGATCGATTATTGATCGAAACGGACGCGCCTTACCTGACACCCCATCCCTTCCGCGGGAAACGAAATGAGACCGCATATGTAAAATTGGTGGCGGAGGCGGCGGCCGAAATTAGAGGGTTGTCCTATGAGGAATTGGCCCAAATTACCACCAAAAATGCGCTGGAACGATTTGGTATTTAA
- the yabA gene encoding DNA replication initiation control protein YabA: MEKKNIFVLIQELETQMGHIHSELGGLKLVIKELLEENHRLSLENEQLRKILKREVNPAELENPVALQPQPHVKDEEHEDVVGEGYDNLARLYHEGFHICNVYYGHLRTEGDCLFCLSFLNK; the protein is encoded by the coding sequence TTGGAGAAGAAAAACATTTTTGTGCTCATTCAAGAGTTGGAAACACAGATGGGACATATACACAGTGAACTGGGTGGACTTAAGCTGGTCATCAAGGAACTGCTGGAAGAGAACCATCGCCTCAGTCTTGAAAATGAACAGCTCCGGAAAATATTAAAGAGGGAAGTCAATCCGGCAGAATTGGAAAACCCAGTTGCTTTACAACCTCAACCTCATGTGAAGGATGAGGAACATGAAGATGTGGTCGGTGAGGGGTACGATAACCTGGCACGGCTGTATCATGAAGGCTTCCACATTTGCAATGTCTATTATGGACATCTGCGGACGGAAGGGGATTGCCTGTTCTGCTTGTCTTTTCTGAATAAATAA
- the rsmA gene encoding 16S rRNA (adenine(1518)-N(6)/adenine(1519)-N(6))-dimethyltransferase RsmA has product MSRIEDISTPRRTKEIISRHGFSFKKSLGQNFLIDQNILYKIVEAAGLDEDKGALEIGPGIGALTEKLAQTAGTVTAVEIDQRLIPILREVLEPYGNVRVHHGDVLKVDLHELFRQDFADVSKVSVVANLPYYVTTPILMKLLEEKLPLENIVVMIQKEVAERMAAAPGSKDYGSLSIAVQYYSEPKLVCIVPHTVFIPQPNVESAVIRLAVREQPPVRVEDERFFFEVVQASFAQRRKTIANNLKSRFFPGEGRERLEQLLQEAGIEPSRRGETLSIEEYARLSNVLFGANIR; this is encoded by the coding sequence ATGAGTCGGATCGAGGATATATCAACACCAAGACGGACGAAGGAGATCATCTCGCGCCATGGATTCTCCTTCAAGAAGAGTCTGGGCCAGAACTTTCTCATCGATCAGAATATTTTGTATAAAATCGTGGAAGCTGCAGGACTGGATGAAGATAAAGGCGCGCTCGAGATCGGACCTGGCATCGGTGCACTGACGGAGAAGCTGGCACAGACGGCAGGAACCGTCACCGCGGTCGAAATCGATCAGCGCCTGATTCCCATCCTAAGGGAAGTCCTGGAGCCCTACGGGAACGTGAGGGTTCATCATGGGGATGTGCTGAAGGTGGATCTTCATGAGCTGTTCCGTCAGGATTTCGCGGACGTATCGAAGGTAAGCGTGGTTGCCAATCTGCCGTATTACGTGACGACGCCGATTCTCATGAAGCTGCTGGAGGAGAAGCTGCCGCTGGAGAACATCGTGGTGATGATTCAGAAGGAAGTGGCCGAACGGATGGCCGCTGCACCGGGAAGCAAGGATTACGGAAGTCTCAGCATTGCCGTTCAATACTACAGCGAGCCTAAGCTGGTCTGCATCGTGCCGCACACGGTGTTCATTCCGCAGCCGAACGTCGAGTCGGCCGTGATTCGCCTGGCGGTCCGGGAACAGCCGCCCGTCCGCGTGGAAGATGAACGATTCTTCTTCGAGGTGGTCCAGGCTTCATTTGCACAGCGACGGAAGACGATTGCCAACAATTTGAAGAGCCGGTTCTTCCCGGGTGAGGGACGTGAACGGCTGGAGCAGCTGCTGCAGGAAGCAGGGATCGAGCCTTCACGGCGCGGAGAGACGCTTAGCATTGAGGAGTATGCGCGGCTTAGCAACGTGCTGTTCGGCGCCAATATCCGTTGA
- a CDS encoding tRNA1(Val) (adenine(37)-N6)-methyltransferase: MKLKEVLLQPSERIDDLLTHELGIIQSEEVFSFSMDAVLLARFASIPRRGRILDMCTGNGVIPILLSTRTGVPIEGIEIQPRLADMARRSVAMNDLQDQITIHEGDLRELYKEKGYGAYDLITVNPPYMPMNGSDLKLNEHQAIARHEIHCTLEEVIESCARLLKQGGKMSMVHKPLRLAEIITLMSKYRIEPKVIRFVHPRVKMEANMVLIEGIRDGKPEVRLKPPLIVYDEQGNYGPDFMEIYYGTHEDETKE, from the coding sequence ATGAAATTGAAAGAAGTGTTACTGCAACCATCCGAGCGGATCGATGATCTGCTTACCCATGAGCTCGGCATCATTCAAAGCGAAGAGGTATTCAGCTTCTCCATGGACGCGGTCCTGCTTGCCAGGTTTGCCAGCATACCGCGCAGGGGCCGGATTCTGGATATGTGCACGGGTAACGGGGTAATTCCCATTCTGCTGTCGACACGTACAGGCGTGCCGATCGAGGGGATTGAAATTCAGCCCAGACTTGCGGATATGGCCAGACGGAGCGTAGCGATGAATGACCTTCAGGACCAGATCACGATCCATGAAGGCGATCTGCGAGAACTGTACAAGGAAAAGGGATATGGAGCGTATGACCTGATTACGGTCAACCCGCCTTATATGCCGATGAATGGCAGCGACTTGAAGCTGAATGAGCATCAGGCGATTGCGAGGCATGAAATTCACTGTACGCTTGAAGAAGTCATTGAGTCCTGTGCAAGGCTGCTCAAACAAGGCGGGAAGATGAGCATGGTTCATAAGCCTCTGCGGCTGGCGGAGATTATCACCCTGATGAGCAAATACCGGATTGAGCCCAAGGTCATCCGATTTGTGCATCCGCGAGTGAAGATGGAAGCCAACATGGTCCTGATCGAGGGCATTCGGGATGGAAAGCCCGAGGTTCGGCTGAAGCCACCGCTGATTGTGTATGATGAGCAGGGGAATTACGGCCCGGATTTTATGGAAATTTACTATGGAACACATGAGGATGAGACAAAAGAATGA
- a CDS encoding YaaR family protein, giving the protein MKINPGFRPMKSEITVPDGNARPIQKRSFSDMMQQQGERATHEELSRQMREIAMQGDRLAKAMTVRELKAYKLMVRRFLEETVRRGVKMKETRGWDRRGRGKRYNVIDEVDSALLEMADELLDTEQGRIDLLNKVGEIRGMLINLVF; this is encoded by the coding sequence GTGAAGATCAATCCGGGCTTTCGGCCCATGAAAAGCGAAATCACGGTGCCGGATGGCAACGCCAGACCGATTCAGAAGCGATCGTTCTCGGATATGATGCAGCAGCAGGGAGAACGTGCGACCCATGAAGAGCTGAGTCGTCAAATGCGTGAAATTGCAATGCAAGGGGATCGTTTGGCCAAAGCAATGACCGTCCGGGAGTTAAAGGCATATAAATTGATGGTTCGCCGCTTCCTGGAAGAAACGGTTCGTCGCGGCGTAAAAATGAAGGAAACGCGAGGCTGGGACCGCAGGGGGCGCGGCAAGCGCTATAACGTAATCGATGAGGTCGATTCGGCGCTGCTCGAGATGGCGGATGAGCTGCTGGATACGGAACAGGGGAGAATTGATCTGCTGAACAAGGTAGGGGAAATCCGGGGCATGCTGATCAATCTTGTATTCTAG
- the veg gene encoding biofilm formation stimulator Veg — MAKNALLEIKRSLDAHLGQKITLRANGGRRKTVERTGVLEETYPSVFIVKLDQDQQTFKRVSYSYADILTETVEIMVTGDDNEMRITYIKS; from the coding sequence ATGGCTAAAAATGCGCTGTTGGAAATCAAACGCAGTCTCGATGCCCATTTAGGGCAAAAAATTACGCTTCGGGCAAACGGTGGCCGTCGGAAGACCGTCGAGCGTACTGGTGTTTTGGAAGAAACGTACCCTTCTGTTTTCATTGTGAAGCTGGACCAAGACCAGCAAACTTTTAAACGTGTGTCTTACAGTTATGCGGATATTTTGACCGAAACCGTGGAGATCATGGTCACCGGTGACGACAACGAGATGCGAATCACCTATATCAAGTCATAA
- a CDS encoding 3D domain-containing protein, producing MGIFQPEETHESQSSSMSYALRWKHDNLRQLMLLGAMGAVTVSLLISLVVHDQAGKEVQLVVDGRVTTVETRGSLLQELLDEQAITLSPQDQISMPLNGAIRDGDRIIIDRAIPVNVTVGSKTKTIFTSQDTVDHVLKEAGVTIQGEDIVQPSQDTKLTSNMNINVVRVTKQKVKETEDREFRVIKTADPSLEKGDNRVIQRGESGLMVNHYEKVYHNGKLVSKTKVSQQIERRTKDKIIAVGTKKVEKPVIVQAAATDVKATPAKLSGTKKVTTAKAVENNVVSRAGVDFKYKKVLNNVSMTAYSAEQQGIGTRTASGTRVTEGRTIAVDPNIIPIGWWVYIEGIGFRRAEDTGGAIKGNKIDVYYDSLKSAMNFGRKSGRTVYVIGPVKPELN from the coding sequence GTGGGCATTTTTCAACCTGAAGAAACCCATGAATCACAATCATCCAGCATGTCTTACGCATTGAGATGGAAGCATGACAATTTGCGTCAACTGATGTTGCTCGGCGCCATGGGTGCCGTTACGGTATCACTTCTCATATCGTTGGTTGTACATGACCAGGCAGGCAAGGAAGTTCAGCTTGTCGTCGACGGCCGGGTCACTACGGTGGAAACACGTGGATCGTTGCTGCAGGAATTGCTGGATGAGCAAGCGATCACGTTGAGTCCCCAAGATCAAATTTCGATGCCCCTGAACGGCGCAATACGGGACGGAGACCGAATTATTATTGACAGAGCTATTCCAGTCAACGTTACGGTAGGCAGCAAAACCAAAACCATATTTACATCCCAGGATACAGTTGATCATGTACTCAAAGAGGCTGGCGTTACGATCCAGGGTGAAGATATAGTACAACCGTCGCAAGACACGAAGCTGACCAGCAATATGAATATCAATGTCGTTCGCGTCACGAAGCAAAAAGTTAAGGAAACGGAAGACCGCGAATTCCGCGTGATCAAGACGGCCGATCCATCGCTTGAAAAGGGCGATAACCGCGTCATTCAGCGGGGCGAGTCTGGTCTTATGGTGAACCATTACGAGAAGGTCTACCACAATGGAAAGCTGGTTTCCAAGACGAAGGTCTCCCAACAAATCGAACGCAGAACGAAGGATAAAATCATTGCCGTAGGCACGAAAAAAGTGGAGAAGCCTGTTATCGTCCAGGCGGCAGCCACCGATGTAAAAGCTACACCGGCTAAATTGTCCGGCACGAAAAAAGTAACGACCGCCAAGGCTGTGGAGAACAACGTGGTTTCCCGCGCAGGCGTTGATTTTAAATACAAGAAGGTATTGAACAACGTGTCGATGACCGCGTATTCCGCCGAACAGCAAGGAATCGGTACGCGTACCGCATCCGGCACACGCGTTACGGAAGGTCGCACCATCGCCGTTGATCCTAATATCATCCCGATCGGATGGTGGGTTTACATCGAAGGCATCGGCTTCCGCCGTGCTGAAGATACGGGCGGCGCCATCAAAGGCAACAAAATCGATGTCTATTACGATTCGTTGAAATCGGCCATGAATTTCGGCCGGAAGAGCGGCCGCACCGTTTACGTGATCGGTCCGGTTAAACCTGAATTGAACTAG
- the rsmI gene encoding 16S rRNA (cytidine(1402)-2'-O)-methyltransferase → MRNLVQQSYADRGAGSPGSLYLVGTPIGNLEDITYRAVRILQECDIIAAEDTRQSRKLLTHFEIPAKPLFSYHEHNKAASGPEIIRYIIEGKNVALVSDAGLPAISDPGSDLVSLAIEAGISVIPIPGANAALSALIVSGLPTERFTFIGFLPRERKDIVQQLQALQSAQGTLLFYESPHRVKKTLEILQEVLGNRKVTLARELTKRYEEFVRGSISECLDWLTEHPPLGEYCLVVEAGSAEEEQKEKNAWWQELSLEEHVGHYEREGLSRKDAMKKTAGDRGVSKRDIYNALLTES, encoded by the coding sequence ATGAGAAATCTTGTGCAACAGAGTTATGCCGACCGGGGAGCGGGAAGTCCGGGTTCGCTGTATTTGGTGGGAACGCCGATCGGGAATTTAGAGGATATAACGTACCGGGCCGTACGCATCCTGCAGGAATGCGATATTATCGCTGCAGAGGATACGAGGCAGTCACGCAAGCTGCTGACCCATTTCGAAATTCCGGCTAAACCGCTGTTTAGTTATCACGAGCATAATAAGGCGGCAAGCGGTCCTGAAATCATACGTTATATAATAGAAGGAAAAAATGTGGCACTCGTCAGCGATGCCGGTCTGCCGGCGATTTCAGATCCTGGCAGTGATCTGGTTTCGCTTGCGATTGAGGCAGGAATTTCGGTCATTCCGATCCCGGGAGCCAATGCGGCGTTATCCGCCTTAATCGTGTCGGGTTTGCCGACCGAACGGTTTACGTTTATCGGTTTTTTGCCGCGGGAGCGCAAAGATATCGTCCAACAGCTGCAAGCTTTGCAATCGGCGCAGGGAACGTTATTATTTTATGAATCTCCGCATCGCGTGAAGAAGACGCTGGAGATCCTGCAGGAGGTACTGGGAAATCGGAAGGTGACCTTGGCACGGGAGCTCACCAAGCGCTACGAGGAATTTGTGCGCGGCAGCATTTCCGAATGCCTGGACTGGCTCACGGAGCATCCGCCGCTGGGCGAATATTGTTTGGTGGTGGAAGCCGGCAGTGCAGAAGAGGAGCAGAAAGAGAAAAATGCCTGGTGGCAGGAGCTTTCGCTGGAGGAGCATGTGGGGCACTATGAGCGGGAAGGACTAAGCCGCAAGGATGCCATGAAAAAAACCGCGGGTGATCGCGGCGTATCGAAAAGGGACATCTATAACGCACTCCTGACGGAGTCGTGA
- the rnmV gene encoding ribonuclease M5: protein MIKEVIVVEGRDDTVAIKRAVEADTIETGGSAINKQILKRIALAQERRGVIILTDPDHAGERIRKIVDQGVPGCKHAFIPEADATRKGDIGVENASPEAIRRALERVHTSFEGGESLISLEDMLEAGLSAHPEAAARRMAMGNLLGIGYCNSKQFHKRLAMFQISREEFLAALAQLEEGGV from the coding sequence ATGATTAAAGAAGTGATTGTCGTGGAAGGCAGGGACGATACCGTTGCCATTAAACGGGCCGTAGAAGCCGACACGATCGAAACCGGCGGTTCAGCGATCAACAAACAAATCCTGAAGCGCATAGCGCTTGCCCAGGAGCGCAGAGGCGTTATCATATTGACGGATCCTGACCATGCGGGTGAACGAATCCGCAAAATCGTGGATCAGGGCGTACCCGGTTGCAAGCACGCCTTCATTCCGGAAGCGGATGCTACCCGGAAAGGGGATATCGGCGTGGAGAATGCCTCGCCAGAGGCGATCCGGCGCGCGCTGGAGCGGGTTCACACGTCTTTTGAGGGTGGAGAGAGCCTGATCAGTTTGGAGGATATGCTGGAGGCAGGATTATCGGCTCACCCGGAGGCTGCGGCAAGACGGATGGCGATGGGTAATCTGCTGGGCATCGGATACTGCAACAGCAAGCAGTTCCATAAACGATTGGCCATGTTTCAAATATCGCGGGAAGAATTTCTGGCAGCACTTGCACAGCTGGAAGAAGGGGGCGTTTAG